From the Senegalimassilia faecalis genome, one window contains:
- a CDS encoding DUF169 domain-containing protein, which translates to MQGGVEEPVTQKIELHEGALEVMEAAQFADTTAVSHAVHFDGALCTGCGLCEAFCPMEVIAMEDGRPVAVAEEACWGCETCSGQCPAHAIRIEATARAAAEADEPCAPPLDAATRERYREWAAVLREVLGLRWHPVAVSLIRAGEPLPDVPLPEERLRFCQALMAARRGRALMMPVNRHACPDGTSILGLAPIPKKLASGELYILFHKLDSVEAARRMVAERPSLPPRSVRATVTCPLDAPRCTAEVVAVVGTPEQMMWLSMATSYYTGHRHDFHASGYNAQCVETTLIPLTSGEINISFGCYGCRASSDVDDTLMMMGIPVTLMDDVVRGLRELGRRAIPQSRDKVYLPPF; encoded by the coding sequence GTGCAAGGAGGAGTTGAGGAGCCTGTGACCCAGAAGATCGAGCTTCACGAAGGCGCCCTGGAAGTAATGGAGGCGGCCCAGTTCGCCGACACGACCGCCGTGAGCCACGCCGTGCACTTCGACGGCGCGCTCTGCACCGGGTGCGGTTTGTGCGAGGCGTTCTGCCCCATGGAGGTCATCGCCATGGAGGACGGCCGTCCCGTGGCCGTGGCAGAGGAGGCCTGCTGGGGCTGCGAGACCTGCTCGGGCCAGTGCCCGGCCCATGCCATCCGCATCGAGGCCACGGCCCGGGCCGCGGCGGAGGCCGACGAGCCCTGCGCACCGCCGCTGGATGCCGCGACCCGCGAGCGCTACCGGGAGTGGGCGGCCGTCCTGCGCGAGGTGCTGGGGCTGCGCTGGCACCCCGTGGCCGTCTCGCTCATCCGGGCCGGCGAGCCTCTGCCCGACGTGCCCTTGCCCGAGGAGCGGCTGCGCTTTTGCCAGGCGCTCATGGCGGCCCGGCGCGGACGAGCGCTCATGATGCCCGTGAACCGCCATGCCTGCCCCGACGGCACCTCCATCTTGGGGTTGGCGCCCATCCCGAAGAAACTCGCCTCGGGGGAGCTGTACATCCTGTTCCACAAGCTGGACTCGGTGGAGGCGGCCCGTCGCATGGTGGCCGAGCGCCCGAGCCTGCCGCCGCGCTCGGTGCGCGCCACGGTGACCTGCCCTCTGGATGCGCCGCGCTGTACGGCGGAGGTGGTGGCCGTCGTCGGAACGCCGGAGCAGATGATGTGGCTCTCCATGGCCACGTCCTACTACACGGGGCACCGCCACGACTTCCATGCCTCGGGCTATAATGCCCAGTGCGTGGAGACGACGCTCATCCCGCTGACGTCCGGCGAGATCAACATCTCCTTCGGCTGCTACGGCTGCCGCGCCTCGTCGGATGTGGACGACACGCTCATGATGATGGGCATTCCCGTGACGCTCATGGACGACGTCGTGCGGGGCCTGCGCGAGCTGGGCCGCCGCGCCATCCCGCAGTCCCGCGACAAAGTGTACCTGCCACCGTTCTAG
- a CDS encoding radical SAM protein — MEETLKERTEALCPECLLPLPATISADGDGVVWMERTCPDHGLVRTRIWPDADHYRWLTSLALPKTPPKPNCAASSPCPTGCGTCARHERRGTLLEIEVTRACNLHCPVCFMSAEDPTGDPTLEEIGAMYDVIARAVGTDGAVQLTGGEPTCRADLPDIIRLGRKKGFWGIEVNTNGLVIASRPGYLERLVEAGLTGVYLSFDGLTGSVYEATCGRDILDVKRRAIERCREAGVQVVLSVAVVSGENDGQLGDLLRFALENADVVAGLALQPAFTSGRFEAEAPVALTAGDVIFKMAEQSEGLLDAEDFWPLGCSNPLCDTGTFLVRDRREPSERYHASGFYPATKSITFEEYRAAYSPDSPQGSVIPDILAARGVPVHDGLSIIVMNYMDASTMDLRRLRECSMMVTVPDGRAIPFCSYHLTDGAGRRVYAPWCKEELRSL, encoded by the coding sequence ATGGAAGAGACGTTGAAGGAGAGAACCGAGGCGCTGTGCCCGGAATGCCTCTTACCGCTGCCGGCCACCATTTCCGCTGATGGAGACGGCGTCGTGTGGATGGAGCGAACCTGCCCCGATCACGGGCTTGTTCGCACGCGCATCTGGCCCGATGCCGATCACTACCGCTGGCTGACCTCGCTGGCGCTGCCCAAGACGCCGCCCAAGCCCAACTGCGCGGCCTCGTCCCCCTGCCCGACGGGCTGCGGCACCTGCGCCCGCCACGAGCGGCGCGGCACGCTGCTGGAGATCGAGGTGACCCGCGCCTGCAACCTGCACTGTCCGGTGTGCTTCATGAGCGCCGAGGATCCCACGGGCGACCCGACGCTGGAGGAGATCGGCGCCATGTACGACGTCATCGCCCGCGCCGTGGGCACCGATGGGGCCGTGCAGCTCACTGGCGGCGAGCCCACCTGCCGCGCCGATTTGCCGGACATCATCCGCCTGGGCCGTAAGAAGGGCTTCTGGGGCATCGAGGTGAATACCAACGGGCTTGTCATCGCGAGTCGCCCGGGATATCTGGAACGCCTCGTGGAGGCGGGCCTCACCGGGGTCTACCTTTCCTTCGACGGTCTGACCGGGAGCGTGTACGAGGCCACCTGCGGTCGGGATATCCTGGACGTGAAGCGGCGCGCCATCGAGCGCTGCCGCGAGGCGGGCGTCCAGGTAGTGCTCTCCGTGGCCGTGGTGTCCGGCGAAAACGACGGTCAGCTCGGCGACCTTCTGCGCTTTGCGCTGGAGAACGCCGATGTGGTGGCGGGGCTCGCGTTGCAGCCCGCCTTCACCTCGGGCCGCTTCGAGGCCGAGGCTCCTGTGGCGCTCACGGCGGGGGACGTCATCTTCAAGATGGCCGAGCAGTCCGAGGGACTTTTGGATGCGGAGGACTTCTGGCCGCTCGGGTGCTCGAATCCGCTGTGCGATACGGGCACCTTCCTCGTGCGCGACCGCCGCGAGCCGTCCGAGCGCTATCACGCCTCCGGCTTCTACCCGGCCACCAAATCGATCACCTTCGAGGAGTACCGTGCGGCCTATAGCCCCGACAGCCCGCAAGGGTCGGTCATCCCCGACATCTTGGCCGCCCGCGGGGTGCCGGTGCACGACGGGCTTTCCATCATCGTGATGAACTACATGGACGCGAGCACGATGGACCTTCGCCGACTGCGCGAATGCTCCATGATGGTAACGGTGCCCGATGGGCGCGCCATCCCGTTCTGCTCGTACCATTTAACCGACGGCGCCGGGCGGCGCGTGTACGCCCCCTGGTGCAAGGAGGAGTTGAGGAGCCTGTGA
- a CDS encoding TIGR04282 family arsenosugar biosynthesis glycosyltransferase: MTNRKCALLIFSKPPVPGLVKTRLTRERGGILTPEQAAEFFRRSLYDVSELSMHALIELQRENDAAVAADPTAEAVTYDFYVSTTPADNVQLMRETYEAIGPWPMEVHYLTDAGATFDDHFDDAFSQLFALGYDAVVSVGGDIPTLPKSHITQAFQWLDYFRSLGTPGFVQAPCQECGTSLVGWCAETPMDNQGVYYNTGGKAALDAYVEKLKATGAPSAYLSPVADVDEGSDLAHAISCLRAIEEAAPHQGLFVPRRVLDWINFLGLKVTTPPNENHDPRQYIDK; this comes from the coding sequence ATGACCAACCGCAAGTGCGCCTTGCTCATCTTCAGCAAACCGCCCGTGCCCGGCCTCGTGAAGACGCGCCTCACGCGCGAGCGGGGCGGCATCCTTACGCCCGAGCAGGCCGCCGAGTTCTTCCGCCGCAGCCTCTACGACGTGAGCGAGCTTTCCATGCACGCGCTCATCGAGCTGCAGCGCGAGAACGACGCGGCCGTGGCCGCCGATCCGACGGCGGAGGCCGTCACCTACGACTTCTACGTGTCCACCACCCCGGCCGACAACGTCCAGCTCATGCGCGAGACCTACGAGGCTATCGGCCCGTGGCCCATGGAGGTGCACTACCTGACCGATGCGGGCGCCACCTTCGACGACCACTTCGACGACGCCTTCTCGCAGCTGTTCGCCTTGGGCTACGATGCGGTGGTGTCGGTGGGAGGCGACATTCCCACGCTGCCGAAGAGCCACATCACCCAGGCCTTCCAGTGGCTCGACTACTTCCGCTCCCTCGGCACGCCCGGTTTCGTGCAGGCGCCGTGCCAGGAGTGCGGCACGTCTTTGGTTGGCTGGTGCGCCGAAACCCCCATGGACAACCAGGGCGTCTACTACAACACCGGCGGCAAAGCGGCGCTCGACGCCTACGTGGAGAAGCTGAAGGCCACCGGCGCCCCCTCGGCGTACCTGTCGCCGGTGGCCGATGTGGACGAGGGGAGTGATCTGGCCCACGCCATCTCGTGCCTGCGCGCCATCGAGGAGGCGGCCCCGCACCAGGGGCTGTTTGTGCCCCGGCGCGTGCTCGACTGGATCAATTTCCTGGGGCTGAAGGTGACCACTCCCCCCAACGAGAACCACGACCCGCGCCAGTATATTGACAAGTAG
- a CDS encoding GNAT family N-acetyltransferase translates to MTESPFSIRDGREADLAYLNAYAAAEGMDALPSATGVRVAVNDEDVPVGFLRLQKGENGVFHVNPVVSCATWRGWGVGRALVEEALARVGELYLVARGASVPFYRALGFKEVPWDAIAPTIAADCDGCEMRGECAPLPMGKKVL, encoded by the coding sequence GTGACCGAGAGCCCCTTCTCCATACGCGACGGCCGCGAGGCCGATCTCGCCTATCTGAACGCCTACGCCGCCGCCGAGGGCATGGATGCGCTGCCCTCGGCGACAGGCGTGCGCGTCGCCGTCAACGACGAGGACGTGCCCGTGGGCTTCCTGCGCCTGCAGAAGGGGGAAAACGGCGTATTCCACGTGAACCCGGTCGTGTCCTGCGCCACCTGGCGCGGATGGGGCGTGGGGCGCGCGCTGGTGGAAGAGGCGCTCGCCCGCGTCGGCGAGCTGTACTTGGTGGCCCGGGGCGCCTCGGTTCCGTTCTATCGCGCCCTGGGCTTCAAGGAGGTGCCCTGGGACGCCATCGCCCCAACGATCGCCGCCGACTGCGACGGCTGCGAGATGCGCGGCGAGTGCGCCCCGCTGCCCATGGGAAAGAAGGTGCTATGA